The region ccttgtcatgtTAGAAatgttgaaatagtcacgaagcgattaaaatggcgtgaatttatattttgagatgacgttctcgttgccgtcgccgttgtcgttgcttaagctccctactacctcaactaaagctcttaacagtcgaccctttcgtgttcaggtggaaaacggtttgggaaatattttttccctgcatttttcgctggtttcaatacAGGTTTGACCGAGAATCCATCATGGACTCTTGGTTTGACATATGTAGCTGTTGTCAggaccacactggtggctacgcagttattcaagtcaagcttATAAAAGcttagtgtttatttttaatttgttttgagcATAGGCGGCCCAAGCTCGCGTTACGCGCGAGACGTGGCTATCAAAGCGTCACGTCAGCGACAAAACTGTTCTAGACAATTTTAAAGTTAACAAACcttgtttactttgttttgtcttttcgagctttttaaaaatgtgtCGGGAAGTTGTTGTTTGAGGGGCTGTCATAATCTTCCTAAGACGAAGTCAAAGGCTGGACACAGCgatttataatggtaataggactgagtggagtccaattcggcaTACCTCTTACcgaccgagttcgaggtccgtactgttaCGGAACCGAAGCCTCCCGTTGAATTACGGTTCAAGCGCGAAGcccgcgggccataaatcaacggggacccttaacttacagtacggaccgaggaaacgaggttagtaagatatttattatatctctgaggttaaacCGGcacgcgggcaaggaaactagtcgaaaTCAGGCGGAAGGTTTAACTGCCACAAAGAGTGCCGTGTCAATATCCGAAAAAAATAAATCTgtttggctgtttgaaatagttgctttcaagattcaaacagtttgacaagtttttgtaacagaaacgacatgaaaaacttgctagataatGTATTATgtactatttcaaaaacgagtgcgagggtttcatcaggtttccaaacgcgagaaaacatttgaaaccacgaggccgcaggccgagtggttttattgttttcgagcgtttggaaacctgatgaaacccgaagcacgagtttttgaaattacttctctaacaaagaaaattagttttaattatcatttcaatgagttttttgaattgaaatattgtttttggcaaGCGGAATTCGAATGTGTCACCTACTTGCTGCTTACTGGAATTTGTCACCTACTTGCTGCATGCTGGCCACTGATAATACTGAATTTCATTTGGATATGCATACCACGGTGTTAAATTGTGAGTTCTGAGCAAGCACGTTGCTCTCGAAAATGGCAGAATACCGATTTCGACAACCGAAATCCGTTGAGGATGAGGAAAGGTGTGTCTTAAATGCTATTCCAAAGTCGACgcgatacaaaaacaaatgggcGGCTCGTATTTTTGAAGAGTGGGGAAAAGCCCGATTTCCGAAAGTAGCAACGCTGGAACCAGGTGGTCTTTTTAAAGAATATGATCTGCACAAAGTTCAGTCGTTGGAAATTCCTTTACTTCAAATGGATGCTTTAAGCGTTAATTATTGGCTGACGAAGTTTGTGCAAGAAGTTGCGAAACCTTCAAAGGAAAGATATCCACCCAAAACGATATACCAGATTGTTTGTGGATTACGTCGCTTTATGGAGgagaacaatgaaaagttgGATTTTAATCCTCTCGATGCTTCGGATAAAAGGTGCgattttgttgctgtttgtagcacttgttattatttattctgAAAGTTTAATTAGCATAGTTTTATTTAGGGTTATCCTGTTATGTTTTACAGGTTTTCTATCTTTCGCCGCGTTCTTGATGCAGAAATGAAAGAGGGCACAAGATTAGGGATTGCATTAGcgaacaagaaagaagaaaagcagCCTGTGAATGAAGAAGACGAAATGAAATTTTGGACAATGGGATTATTAGGAAAGAATTCAGCTAAGTCTGTTAAATGTTGTATATTTTTATAACGGAAAGTTATTTGGCTTACGTGCTAGTGAGCACAGGAATATTTGCTTAAacaattttgaataaataaataaacttgtttTTAAATGTCTCATGCGAGACAATTATCTTCAGTTattatttgttgtcatttgttgtcaataaagtaatgtttttctacCTTGCTAATATgcagattaagaaaatttgcatccgtgtttctggtcaggtggatgagtttagaaatccaatgaaaaccgagttgAAAACACGGCCGTGCTTGAAAGCCGTGTTTTcaactcggttttcattggatttctaaactcatccacctgaccagaataagatgctctggttgggtaagagctgcatgaataattaatgagtttgagaacgaaattttaaatttaaggtTCTGTACAGCGGGCCACAGTTTAGAATACGGCCCACTAATTTTGCCAATCACGGCGCGcctactatctgagagatataacaAGAGTGACTAACGGACGTCCGCttagcgggagtccgatttgtccGAATCATGAGTGATCATGAGTATGATTAGAGAACGAATTGGACAACaagaagtcctgttaccaattaatcgaTCATAACC is a window of Montipora capricornis isolate CH-2021 chromosome 13, ASM3666992v2, whole genome shotgun sequence DNA encoding:
- the LOC138029654 gene encoding uncharacterized protein, which gives rise to MAEYRFRQPKSVEDEERCVLNAIPKSTRYKNKWAARIFEEWGKARFPKVATLEPGGLFKEYDLHKVQSLEIPLLQMDALSVNYWLTKFVQEVAKPSKERYPPKTIYQIVCGLRRFMEENNEKLDFNPLDASDKRFSIFRRVLDAEMKEGTRLGIALANKKEEKQPVNEEDEMKFWTMGLLGKNSAKSVKCCIFL